The window GTCCAGCAGTTCATCGGCCTGTACGAGACGAACTACCAGTACCTCTTCGCCGCCGGGCTGATGGCCGTCGTCCCCACAGTGGTCCTCTTCGCCCTGATTGAGAAGTACCTGGTCAGCGGCCTGAGCACGGGCAGTGTTCGTTGACGCGTCCCCGCCGGGAAGCGGAAGGGAAGGGTAGTCGATGAGGAGACAGAGACCGCGGGCCACCGCCGTGGCCGCCGCGCTGTCGGCGGCCGCGCTGCTCGCCGCGGGGTGCGGTGGGGACGGGGGCGGGGACCCGAACACCATCGAGCTGGTCGTGGCGCAGTACACCGAGGGGACCCAGCCCTACTGGACCGACCTGATCCAGGACTTCGAGGCCGACCACCCCGGCACGAGCGTCCGGCTGCGGGTGATCGGCTGGGACGACCTCCAGAACCAGGTCAACACGATGGTGCAGACCCGGCAGTTCCCCGACATCCTCAACACGAACCTCTTCGCCGACTACGCCGAGGCGGGCCTGCTGCACCCGGCGCGGGACGTGCTGCCCGAGGACAAGTTCACCGACTTCGTCCCGGTCCTGGCCGAGAACGCCTCGCTGGAGGGTGAGCAGTACGCCCTGCCGTTCGTCGCGACGGTGAACGCGATGTACTACAACCGGACCATCTTCGCCGAGGCCGGGATCAGCGAGCCCCCGCGGACCTGGGACGAGTTCCTGGAGGCGGCGGAGCGCGTCAAGGCGCTCCCCGGCGACCACGTCCCCTACGCGCTGGCGCTGGGCTTCGACGGCGGCGACTACGAGTTCGGCACGTGGGCGCGCTCCAACGGCGGCGGCTGGAAGCAGGACGGCGAGTGGACGGTCAACAGCGACCGCAACGTCGCCACGCTGGAGTTCCTCCGGGACCTGGTGGTGGAGCACGAAGCCACCCAGCCCAACCCCGGGCAGACCAACCGCCCCGACGGCACGTGGCCGCTCTTCGCCCAGGGCAGGGCCGCCATGGTGTACGCGCCGCTGGGCGGCAGCGCGTTCCTGGACCCGGTGCACGAGGCGGGCGTGGACTACGGCACGACGACCCACCCGACCAACGGCGGCGCCGAGCCCTCCACCCACGGCATCCAGGACTACCTGGTGGCCTTCGACAACCCCGGCAACCAGGAGCTGGTCACCGAGTTCCTGGACTACTTCTACGAACCGGAGAACTACACCGCCTACCTGGAGGTCGAGGGGCTGCTGCCGACCACCGAGTCCGGCGTCGAGGAGTTCCGCGACGACCCCGACGTGGGGCAGTACGTCGAGCAGATCCCCGAGGCACGGCTGGACCCCACCTACGAACCGGTCTGGGCCCAGCTGCGCGGCACGATGGCCGGGGAGCTGGGCACGGCCGTGGCCCCGGACGGGGACCCGCGCGCCGTCCTGGACAGGGGCCAGGAGATCGCCGCCTCCGGCCCGTGACGGGCGGGGGAGGCGTGGCGGCGGGTGCTCAGCCCAGCGCCCGGGCTCCGATGACCGACAGCAGGTGCAGCCTGTCGTGGCTCTCGCTGCCGGGGACGGCGGTGTAGACGAGCAGCGAGTGGGCCTGGCCGGGGTCGACCAGTCTCTGGCAGTTCAGCTCCAGGGGACCGACCTCGGGGTGCACGAAGTGCTTGACGTGGTGGGGGCGCACACCGATCTCGTGGTCCTCCCACACCCGCCGGAACTCCTCGCTCCGGTCCAGGAGCAGGTCGGCGAGGCGGGCGGCCCGCGAGTCGGGGCCGCGCAGGGTGACGATCTCGCGCAGACCCGAGGCGTACATGCGGGTGAGGAACGGGTGCTCCTCGGGCGCGTAGATCCTTCGGGAGTCGGGATCGGTGAACCACCGGTACCCCGAGCTGCGTTCGGGCCCCGTGAACCGCGTCGTGTCCCCGGTCAGCGCGACGC is drawn from Nocardiopsis dassonvillei subsp. dassonvillei DSM 43111 and contains these coding sequences:
- a CDS encoding extracellular solute-binding protein; protein product: MRRQRPRATAVAAALSAAALLAAGCGGDGGGDPNTIELVVAQYTEGTQPYWTDLIQDFEADHPGTSVRLRVIGWDDLQNQVNTMVQTRQFPDILNTNLFADYAEAGLLHPARDVLPEDKFTDFVPVLAENASLEGEQYALPFVATVNAMYYNRTIFAEAGISEPPRTWDEFLEAAERVKALPGDHVPYALALGFDGGDYEFGTWARSNGGGWKQDGEWTVNSDRNVATLEFLRDLVVEHEATQPNPGQTNRPDGTWPLFAQGRAAMVYAPLGGSAFLDPVHEAGVDYGTTTHPTNGGAEPSTHGIQDYLVAFDNPGNQELVTEFLDYFYEPENYTAYLEVEGLLPTTESGVEEFRDDPDVGQYVEQIPEARLDPTYEPVWAQLRGTMAGELGTAVAPDGDPRAVLDRGQEIAASGP
- a CDS encoding helix-turn-helix transcriptional regulator; amino-acid sequence: MIDRTGLAEFLRTRREALQPEDVGLPRGQRRRTSGLRREEVAALCHMSTDYYSRLERERGPRPSGQMLSSIAQGLHLSLDERDHLFRLAGHNPPPRGTVSDHVSPGLQRVLDRLDDTPAEIVTELGETLRQSPMGVALTGDTTRFTGPERSSGYRWFTDPDSRRIYAPEEHPFLTRMYASGLREIVTLRGPDSRAARLADLLLDRSEEFRRVWEDHEIGVRPHHVKHFVHPEVGPLELNCQRLVDPGQAHSLLVYTAVPGSESHDRLHLLSVIGARALG